The genomic interval TATTTTAGTTATCTGATACATCTTATTTATAAAGCTGCACTTTCTAATGTTTAActtagaaatggctttaacACAGCTGACACCGACATATAAAATgtcttattttacttatttggattttattgatacacagctaagatcactttcactttaatcaagatgtgtctgactttgaaatGTCAGAATGCATATAAATTGAGCCACTTAATGCTGTTTAATGATAATAGTTGACCATTACACTGTCAGCTTAAACAAAACTTCAATCCTAACATTAATAACGGGACGATATTTTAAGTGTATCCAGAgcagtagagagaacagagtggtgaCACTcccatctctactttaactcgacTACATTCTGTACCTTCTCcagcacttacattagacaaaatgaacttgtgcatattcacaatgaattcattaatgtattacatgtaggaatcaatgttataatagttttggatttttcattatagtttagttttatttcattgtgacttttttctcttgtttttatagtgggtttgctagttcttttaaatttttattatttttttaatgcttagttttagtgtagtttttatcagttctagtattagttttagtttttttttatactttgggtcatttttcaggtgcaggattcaaaaaggtcagagtaaATATTGcgtaataaaaactcaacaaaagataccatttaaaaatgttttttcaaatactgttgaacaaccaactgtccacaaaaactgtaacagtccacaGAATAGCAGCTATTAGTATTATAATATCTTTTTTAAGAGTACAGTGATATTTTATTGTGTAATCTCCTAAACTCACCACATAGTGACAGTCGTGGACAACTCGTGAAAAACAGCAGTGCCCAAAActagtaatatattaataaataaaaaaaaatcaagtattACAAACAAGGGAAGCTAGCTAGATAAAGTGTGTATAACATATTcagatataatatttaaaaagaggaaaattctcttaacttgataagatgggtggctcttaaaagagccgttggtTTGCCAGAGCGACTAAGGCGCTTTACTTGGAGCTGGTGTACTTGGTGACGGCCTTGGTACCCTCGGACACGGCGTGCTTGGCCAGCTCACCGGGAAGCAGCAGGCGCACGGCGGTCTGGATCTCCCTGGAGGTAATGGTGGAGCGCTTGTTGTAGTGAGCCAGACGAGAGGACTCACCAGCGATACGCTCGAAAATGTCGTTGACGAAGGAGTTCATGATGCCCATAGCCTTGGAGGAGATCCCGGTATCAGGGTGGACCTGTTTCAGGACCTTGTACACGTAGATAGCGTAGCTCTCCTTCCTGGCCTTTCTGCGCTTCTTGCCTCCTTTGCCGGCAGTCTTGGTGACGGTTTTCTTGGAACCCTTCTTGGGCGCGGCCTTCGCTGGTTCAggcatgatgctgctgtttCCTCTAGAACAAACTGCAAGTGAATGTAGACGCTCTACACGCCCGCTTTATTAACCCTGCATGCTGAGTAAGACAAGATGAAACACGTAACTCTGATTGgtccaaggtcctgggtttctattggacagagaacataccgttccacgcccccttctgccccattcactagaatctgttctttgttgtctgttcccgcttaatctgaggtcgatacatgttttaaaaccgaatataaaaaaaataaatagcaatattttattacattttatatataaatatatagataggatagatgtatattttttgtttgttttttaaacgaggcatttgggcacaatgttttactgtattttacacagagatcgtgttaatgattgtagtgtaatctacagtatggaTGTACATTGGTAGTATGCAAACACGCCGTATGACAGCTAAACAATAATACTAAAATTACTAATGATAATTCCAAGCTTTTAGGGCTACATAAagtgaatgtgttatttttacttataataATGATTTCAAGCTTTTGGGGCTAAACGACTGATTTGCAAATGTACGCATCAGTGAACGtgctactactaataacaatattaataataaaaaaggagaacTTTTTCTTTTGTAGAAAATATgtgtggctcttaaaagagccgttgtgttagcgtggaggtctgaacgtttaacccccgaatccgtacagggtgcgtccctggcgtttcagagcgtacaccacgtccattgcggtgacggtctttctcttggcgtgctcggtgtaggtgacggcatcacggatgacgttctcaagaaaaaccttgagcacaccgcgggtctcctcgtagatcaagccggaaatacgcttcacaccgccacggcgagccaaacggcggatggcgggtttagtaataccctggatgttATCACGGAGAACTTTGCGGTGACGCTTAGCGCCTCCTTTTCCAAGACCTTTGCCGCCTTTTCCTCTTCCGGACATCGTTACTGCTCTCGTCGAGATGAAGTGAGTCAATGCAGGACGAGCGTTCACAAGCGAGCCTGTTATTTCCCTCAACCGGACCTAGTTGAAGACAATGGGGCGGAGTTAAGCAGTGACCGCAGCTGCTTGGAGTAGGCCTCATGTAAAGCGCGTAACTTAGAACCTCCACTGTTTTATCCTCACAGTAAATCGGTCCACAATCGATGTGATGGATTCCACATGACAGATTTTTCTGtaactaatgtttaatgttaagaattttttttctaaacatgttgtgccaaaagaaagaaagacaaacaaacaaacaaccctaaaccctatACAATGTAGTGAATATTGAAtttgaaacaaa from Trichomycterus rosablanca isolate fTriRos1 unplaced genomic scaffold, fTriRos1.hap1 scaffold_193, whole genome shotgun sequence carries:
- the LOC134306475 gene encoding histone H2B-like — translated: MPEPAKAAPKKGSKKTVTKTAGKGGKKRRKARKESYAIYVYKVLKQVHPDTGISSKAMGIMNSFVNDIFERIAGESSRLAHYNKRSTITSREIQTAVRLLLPGELAKHAVSEGTKAVTKYTSSK